AATATGTATTAAAAATAAGGAGATTTTATATGAGTAAACCTATAAGATTAATACTTTTTAGTTCATTAATATTATATTGCTGCAAAGGATATAAAGTCAGTATAACATCTACTGCTAATCAAACAGAAAGTAGATCTAAGAGAGATCTGGATAACTTACCAAAGGAAAAAGAAATTGTTATTAGTCTAACTGCCGATGAACAAAAGAAACTCAACTCTTTAAAACATGCATTTGAAAAAGTAATTGAAAAGCTAAAAAATCAAATTCAAGGATGTCAAAATGATAACAAAAGTAAATGTGATAATTTTTGGACTTGGCTTAACGATAAACCTCAAAAACAAAAAGAATTGGTTAATGCTTTTAAAGAGACTTATGAATTTATAGACAAAAAAAGAAATGAAAAAGCAAATGATAAAGACTTTGACACTTATATAAGTGATGCTATTGATTGTCAAGTTAATAATAACGACTGTACCAAGGACAATAAATATGGAAATGGTACTAACGAAATAGAACAATTTTTTAGAGGTGTTTTAAATGACATGTCTTCTAAAAACACTCATGACGAAATGTTTGAATATCTTAAAAAAGAATTACTT
Above is a window of Borrelia hispanica CRI DNA encoding:
- a CDS encoding Mlp family lipoprotein, coding for MSKPIRLILFSSLILYCCKGYKVSITSTANQTESRSKRDLDNLPKEKEIVISLTADEQKKLNSLKHAFEKVIEKLKNQIQGCQNDNKSKCDNFWTWLNDKPQKQKELVNAFKETYEFIDKKRNEKANDKDFDTYISDAIDCQVNNNDCTKDNKYGNGTNEIEQFFRGVLNDMSSKNTHDEMFEYLKKELLDPDNHVAGLKTNWKN